DNA sequence from the Malus domestica chromosome 06, GDT2T_hap1 genome:
actaAACAACACATCAAATACACACACATCATCTATAGAAAagttaattaaactaaataGCGTAGAGACCACTTCTAATGTTTCAATCATGCGAAATTTTAACCgagagaaacttaaaaacaaaaatatcattTATCGTTCAAATAGAAATCAACAACAAACTTCAATTGTATATACACTAAATCTTGTACCTAGCTTATATTATATAAACGGAATAGATAATATGTTGAACGAGAGAATTCGGGCTAAAATCGGGTTGCATTTGGATTGACATAGCCGTGCAAGGCATTTACCCAACCCAcattaacacacacacacacacacaactcaaTAAATAATCGGATTGAGATCACTTTGGGTTTGAGCAGactttaaaatttatagttcaTATACTAATAACACAACTTAATCTCAATAATTAAGTGTGGCTTCTACACAACTTAAAAACGAGTCATGCGTATGTCATATAatcaatttaacaaaaaattgtaGGCTCAATAACATTTTTAAACATAAattcatacatttttttttgtaacacacgatattatctacactaaataaATTTCTACAATCCCATGAtgcaatgtaaaaaaaaaaagaaatttttgcCTTATTTTTTGAAAGGGCAGAGGGTGTAAATGTAATATTATAATGAATCTGCTGCCTGAAACGACTTCGTATTGGAGCCGATTTACCTTCGGGTGCACCCTCTTCTCCTACAGCTCGCCAACAACCAGCACCAACCTCCAACCACCATAGaagaaacaaagagaagaaggggaagaacgCCTGAATTGTTCGGACCGATCGGCTGCTGCGCAAGGAGAAAAGGGTCGGCGTTTGGGAAGCGGTAGAGTGACACGTGGAAGCAATCAGTCGGTGCATAGGCGTAAGAAGTCAAAAGTCAAGAGCTTGACTGAGAGAGATGCCGGAGGACGATTTGGTGGACATAAAGTTCCGGTTGTACGACGGCACCGATGTCGGTCCGTTCAGCTACTCATCGGCCTCAACCGTCGATATGCTCAAGCAGAGGGTCGTCTCTGATTGGCCCAAAGGTTTTGCCTTTGCCACTCGTTGTTTTTTACAACTTTAAtttccatgtaattttgttTGCTATGAAGTTTTTCGATTTAATTTGGTTCGAAATTTCGAATTTTGATTCTGATTTGGGGGTTTATACATCTGGGTTTGAAATTTCAGTTATTGGCAATCCGAATGTTAGCAAATTTTGATAGATTTATTAATAATTAGATGAAATCTCAACACAATTTTGATTTGGGCAATCAGAATTTTGGTAGAAGTTATGGATTCAGtcacaaatttgtaattttgaCTCTTTTTCATATGTTTTAACTGTGTTTTCAGCTTTGTTTGATTTTCTTGGATTGCCCTTTTGATTGTTTGGTAGGCAAGACTATGACGCCGAAGACGGCGAATGAAGTGAAACTGATGAGTTTTGGCAAGATTTTGGAGAACAACAAGACAGTGGGTCAGTGTAAATTACCTTTGGCTGATATTGGTGGGGGAATTATCGTAATGCATGTTGTTGTACAGCCAGCTATCGAAAAAGCTAAAACGGGTAATGTTTCCATCACGATCTTAATCTCGAAAAATTACTTGTGGCTTGTGAGTTTGATTTCCGTAAATGAAACTCTATGTTGGAAAAAGATATGCTTCTGGTCATTTCGATATCTTATTTTTGGGTGGAAGTCCCGTTCATAGACGAAAAATGAATTCTAGTTTGGGTAGAGGGGGTACTGGATTGATAAATGCAGCCTTTATACCTCGAGAAGTTAATTGTAAATGTAATTTCCTCTTGAAATTTTTCAACCGTTGTTCCACAATCAACTAGGAAAatatgtaaaataaaattggaACGGAAAGTTAACGTGGACGTGGTCATTAGCATTTGGTTTTAGCCTATGAGAAggttttgctttctttcttctgCTCCATAAGATGATATATCTTCAGTGTTATTGGTGACGTGTGTAATGTCCCTGAAAGAAGAGTGACCCAGGCTATGGTATTAGAGCAGATTCGAGTTTAAAGAAGGTTTAATGCAGACTACAGTCGACGAAAGATGGCCATTTAGATTATGACCTTATTTCTACCTTAGGATGCACAATTAACATCCCGAGAATGGAGAGGTGCATATAGTATAGCATCCTTGCTGGTTATAGCTACCACTGTGTTCGTTGTTCTTCATTTTTACTAATCTtaaagagtataaaaataaTCAGGAACATTTTATTGGGATTAATTAGGTTAAGTTGTGTTGTGTTGCATTCCTTTAATGATTTTCTGAGCATGAGATTCTAATAAAATTGTCATCGTTATTTTCCGAACAGAAAAGAAGATTGATGATCTGCCCCAGAAAGTTGTCTGCTCATGTTCCATATTATGAAAAAACTGTTTGAGGTTGGGACCTGGTGACCTGGGTATCAATCCCTTGGTTACAGAAACCATCCTCGGGTCATACGCTTGTCCATTGTTATTGTAGCATCAACGTGTACATGTTGTGATGTGTGTACAGAAAACCATGTTGTTGGTGATTTCAGTAGTTTCAAGGCTCTTGTGTTCCACCACACGGGTTGCTTGCCTTACTTGTTTCCGGTTTGGTTCTTGCCTTGTTCCTCTGCCTGTCTCTGTGTAAATTGCTTGAATGATTGTAGCAGTAATGGAAAGCTGTATAGACCTTGTTAATGCAAATAACAACATTTAAACTACAAGTAGAAATGCCTAGAATTTTTCTCCATGGCAGCTATTTCGGATATCTTCATGAGTATGTGCCAAGCTTGTCAATCCAACCTTCCTCTAGCAGTCCCCTGTGAAATCTGGCAAACTCTGAAACTGTAAACAGGCTCTTCGGTGAAGAAAAACCCGAAAATCGCACATTGCATCCCCTGCCCTCTTGCCAGCATCTAGGATAACTTGAATGAGTTCACCTGTGATCTTATTCAGGCATTCGTAAATCGTAACTTCCGGGGCTCCTTCAACATCTTAAGGTGAGAGTCCCGGCTGTCATGGTCAATGGATTTCCGATGAAGGTCCCGGGAAACATAAATTCAGTTCACTTGCATTAACTAGTGTGCACGGAGTAAAACGTAGAAGTTGTATCGAGGGAGTAGGCATTTAATAAGAAGGTTGTTTTGAATGTTTTCTATTTTGATTAAGCATATTTAGGGATGGCAACGGATCGGTTTGGGGACGAAAATGCTATATCCATCCCCATAATCACGaaaattaaccatatccataaccgcaAATTAATCATTGGGTATTATCCATAATCATACCCACCGGATAACGGATTTTCCATCAGTTAACGGTTATATCCATCttcattaatacaaaaaatatattcgtCCAATTGACGCAtgataatttagtaaatattaatttcgtcactaaatatttgatgtataaaatgatttaaTTATTGGATCTTGtggaacataaaaattaaagctaAACATTGATAATGTTGCTTGATCTTTGATATCTCGCATAAATACTATTAAATTCTCATAGATTTTTATTCATATAAAAACTTTTGAACTTTGCCACAAAATAAAACTCACATAATGCAATTTTTGTATTCTTAAGGTAATGGATTCGGTAAATAatgaaatacatatatatacatataattatattatatattattcggTTCGGATTCGGGTACGGATATGGATTGGGGACTCCTATAACCATAACCGAATAATATTCACGGTTTTTCCCTATCCCCAAAATATACCCGAATTTTCATactcaaatccaatccattcaGGCGGTTATCCACGGTTATCAAGTTTAACGGTTAGAATTGCCATCCCTAAGCATATTTCAGTAGGgatagattttttattttattttaattttattgattaTAGGGTTGGTTTTGGATTgtggtgctttaaaaaaaaaggcaacgAATTAAAAAAATCTGGAACATTAAATGTGTttagtaaaataaaaataaaaataaaagcttttttaaaaaatgctgtcaatgaaaattaaaaaaacatagaaaagcAGAAGTTGGGTCTACATGCTTCTAaaataagtgttttttttttaggaaaaataatgaaaatgacttgaaaattttgagttttaacgataaggacaaattaaagaataaagtgaatagtaccatgattgactttttagggttaaaatgtggtttttcgttaaagtgaacaatatcaggagtttttcgttaaaattccatttttttttcaaatcatagGAATTaatgctcatttaatgaaattttcaaatagcaAGTATACCCccacatattttacaaaattacaatatttgctcctatattattgtttttgacaatatatcacattaaatatcttatcatttttagtcatttaacatattcaaagcaatttataaaaaaagtttaccaaacactcaaacattttttttattggaagtacatttacaaaaaaaaagtttaccaaacactaaacaactttattttacagttgtttcttctcacaacacagcataatcagtttttttttgtttttttattatttttattttttttaaacacataataccaaactagcccttaatcaattaattaacaTAGTTAAGTTTTAATATATATAGGGGAAACTTGATagaagtgacacaccccgacctaaatcgaGGCATGCTAGCCGTCATGTGAggatgacgtagccatgtgcgccGTGTGGAAGTGACAGTGATATGAAAGTGtgagtaaataaaaaccaaactagcTAACTTACACTAGACAAGTATAAAAGTGCGAGTGAAGGTATTTAAAGTGTAGatacacatattcagagcataggtaacCTAGATGCAGTCCAGCCAGGTAGGTAAGAATTATACAAGGCATGAAAGAAATCCCTACATTATTTGAAGTTTGTCAGAACAACCGTAGAGTCCTCGTAAGCCACTAACATGAACTTCTAActagaacttggaggggcgcaaaacagaaaacgtgatcGGGCAAAACTGCCGtagagtcggaaccacctaatgtggtctgtacaatagggctgtgcaccaaacttggatccaaggtgagcgtgcggtgcgggaggtgaacatcacgtgaagaattgtgccctggccacgggtgggagcactaacaccggggtgcataATAATGAGCTCTACATGCCTCTGCGTATAACCATAACCAATGCAACCACTAACATCATACAGTTCTCACTTGAAACTTACATGGCCTCCACAGTGTCATACAATAGTATGcatataataaaatgaaatgcaagcatgacatggcatttaaaagaATACGCTCGTTCCAAAACAGTTTCTGGGAAAATGTAaagcatatatacatacatacatacacatatatatatatatatatatatatatatatagaaaacaaaagtccactcactggtatgtagcagggtcgtaacccccgagtctcgcctggctacgctcgtcctccggaaacgtctcacctatatgcaaaacaactaatttaacgttagttttaagcacataaccaaaaccatGTAATAACTTTTCATAGGTCgctcaattggggtatttgaatataccatcatggcctactcaacaccacgagcatccctatatttttaggaAAAATTTCTGATGTACCACGCACCTTCACGCTCCAGCCATTCGCAAGCACGTACCTGGCACACTGATGGATTCCCTAaaggcgttagggaatattccgttaaagttaCGTGACACCGTCAgtatattccatcaaagttgacagaatattctccttccttctccggTCCTTCTCTGGTGGTTCGCCGAATTCCGGAGCCGATGGCCGCTGCGTTGCCGGTTtctgaaaaaatttaaaatcttaatATCTCCCTcaaatctcaaccaaaattcacgaaCTTTACATGGATTTGAAGCTCTCAACAAGGAGAACACAATCTTACCTATCAAAAGTCCAAAATCCAAGGGAATACGGCTGAAAAAGTCCTTGGAAAAACCAGCTAACCCTGCAATCCCACTATCGAGCTTATTCCGACGTCCAAACTTCTCCAAAACTAGTCTAACATGCTAGAGAAGTTGAGTAAGTACCTTACTAAGCCTCAAAACCAAGTGAATCACCCTCGATCACATCGAAGCTATTTTAGCTCCTCGTCGGAGTTCCTGAATCCTGGGTTTTCGAAACCAACACACTTAACAAATGGTACCACAAGGTTCGATCCATGAGGttttgatgatgtttgaaaGTTGCAGAACTCGGGTCGTACGGACGAGAGAGAGTTCGAGAAAGAAGGAGAGGGTGAGGGAGGTTTggcatgtgtgtatgtgtgtgtgtggtcacaGATTGGCCACTTTAGAAAAAAGTCTCAAGCCCTATTGGGCTACAATGTTTAAGATTCAAGCAATTGGATCCAACTAAAAAGAAACCAACCCAAATTCCACTTATTCATTCGTAACATTTTCGCTACAAACTCGATTCGGCCCTAATTCGCATCAACACTCTCGTAACGACGCGTACAATTTAATTACGTTggcaagaaaaataatttaaaactatatACGTACATCCTCGTCACTAAGCCTTGAGGACATTATTGTCACTTTACATACTCGGGGATACAAGATATACAATAAATTGGGACGGAGACAGCGACGACGAGAAAAGTGGTTGATGCGGATGAGTTGGTGGCGAGGAGGTTTGGCATCTGTTAACCAATCTCAAATGCAATCAAACACATAATGTAATGCATACGCGAGAGCGACAACATGAAATATGTATTAGGTGAACGCAGATTGAACAATTTGTCACTCTCCCATTGAATGGGAAACTTGTATTCCAATTTTTTGGGGAAGGATTGATTGATCAGCTTACAAGATAGCCCTGTGTGAGGGTGAAGAGTAAAAGAGAGTACAGAAAACCGTAGATAACGAAGAATTCCAAAATTGTATCCGAGCTTAAGATTCGTCACGATCGACAGTAACTAAGGTACGAAAAAGTTCAAATGATAAACAGCTCCCTCCAGATCACCTACAACTTTGACAATCCTGCAACAggggaaaataaacaaaacgaAACGTGAAAAGAGAGAAATAATAGTACAGAGAAACGACTTAGTTTCTAAATCTGCCTCAAAACTCTATCAGCAGCAGCTATCGTGTTTTGGATGTCCTCCGTAGTATGCGCCAAGCTTGTAAACCCAGCCTCAAACTGTGACGGAGCAAGGTATACACCTTCCTCCAGCAGTCCCCTATAAAACTTTGCAAACTTTGCGGTGTCACTCTTTTTCGCGTCCTCAAAGTTGTACACAGGCCCTTCAGTGAAGAAAAACCCGAACATGCCACTTATGTACCCACCACACATTGCATGCCCAGCCCTCTTCCCGGCATCTATGATACCTTGAATGAGTTCACCCGTGATCTTATCCAGGTATTCATAACTTCCTGGCTCCCTCAACCTCTTAAGGGTATGAATCCCCGCAGTCATTGCTAATGGATTTCCACTCAGAGTCCCGGCTTGGTACATCGGTCCTGCTGGTGCCACCATTTCCATAATCTCCCTCCGTCCACCATATGCACCGACTGGCAGTCCACCACCAATGATTTTCCCGAGTGTTGTTAAATCAGGAGTAATGCCAAAATACTCCTGTGCTCCACCGTAAGACAAACGGAATCCAGTCATCACTTCATCAAATATGAGAAGACTatcattttctttggtgagctTGCGGATACCATTAAGGAAATCAGATTTGGGAGTAATGAAGCCAGAGTTCCCAACAACGGGTTCAAGGATGACTCCAGCAATTTCTCCTTTGTGATTTTCAAAGAGAGCTTCCACAGCCGGCAAGTCATTGTAGGGGGCTGTTAGAGTATCAAAAGTGGCTGCCTTCGGAACACCAGGTGAGTCTGGAAGTCCTAGCGTGGCCA
Encoded proteins:
- the LOC103437512 gene encoding membrane-anchored ubiquitin-fold protein 3; amino-acid sequence: MPEDDLVDIKFRLYDGTDVGPFSYSSASTVDMLKQRVVSDWPKGKTMTPKTANEVKLMSFGKILENNKTVGQCKLPLADIGGGIIVMHVVVQPAIEKAKTEKKIDDLPQKVVCSCSIL
- the LOC103437511 gene encoding glutamate-1-semialdehyde 2,1-aminomutase 2, chloroplastic-like, which codes for MANTIPGAAVGLSCSTPKLSQRPTSRFSQSSRRFCTVKMAVSLDEKKSFTLEKSEQAFNVAKELMPGGVNSPVRAFKSVGGQPIVMDSVKGSHMWDIDGNEYIDYVGSWGPAIIGHADDEVLAALAETMKKGTSFGAPCLLENVLAETVIAAVPSIEMVRFVNSGTEACMGVLRLARAYTGRPKIIKFEGCYHGHADPFLVKAGSGVATLGLPDSPGVPKAATFDTLTAPYNDLPAVEALFENHKGEIAGVILEPVVGNSGFITPKSDFLNGIRKLTKENDSLLIFDEVMTGFRLSYGGAQEYFGITPDLTTLGKIIGGGLPVGAYGGRREIMEMVAPAGPMYQAGTLSGNPLAMTAGIHTLKRLREPGSYEYLDKITGELIQGIIDAGKRAGHAMCGGYISGMFGFFFTEGPVYNFEDAKKSDTAKFAKFYRGLLEEGVYLAPSQFEAGFTSLAHTTEDIQNTIAAADRVLRQI